One window of Nocardioides dongkuii genomic DNA carries:
- a CDS encoding MCE family protein has translation MSTRNTATIVSALKLGVFTVVSLLVTGLLAVIMGNIGFGEKQTVHAIFTSASMLQEGDDVRIAGIPVGEVKEVEIHERQQARVTFEVEADVPLTTASRAEIRYLNIVGDRYLALEEGDPAAKPLEDEATLPVSRTSPALDLTALYNGFQPLFAALDPASVNELSKNIIEVLQGESGTVQSLLSRTASLTNTLADRDELIGEVITNLDRLLTTVDRRRGQLSELVVGLKDWMGNLARDRVAIGRSVQNLSALTDTVADLLTRARPLLKEDVKELRQLMTLLAKKENLEVLTGLLERLPEAMTDQTRIGTYGSWYNYYLCDFEGSITLPKIAGIDLTFLQDSLNDLSFHSTAPRCQ, from the coding sequence GTGAGCACGCGCAACACCGCGACCATCGTCTCGGCGCTCAAGCTGGGCGTCTTCACCGTCGTCTCGCTGCTGGTGACCGGGCTGCTCGCCGTGATCATGGGCAACATCGGCTTCGGCGAGAAGCAGACCGTGCACGCGATCTTCACCAGCGCGAGCATGCTCCAGGAGGGCGACGACGTCCGGATCGCCGGCATCCCCGTGGGGGAGGTCAAGGAGGTCGAGATCCACGAGCGGCAGCAGGCCCGGGTGACCTTCGAGGTGGAGGCCGACGTCCCGCTGACCACCGCCAGCCGCGCCGAGATCCGCTACCTCAACATCGTCGGCGACCGCTACCTCGCGCTCGAGGAGGGCGACCCGGCGGCGAAGCCGCTCGAGGACGAGGCGACCCTGCCGGTCAGCCGCACCTCGCCGGCGCTGGACCTCACCGCGCTCTACAACGGCTTCCAGCCGCTCTTCGCCGCGCTGGACCCGGCCTCGGTCAACGAGCTGTCGAAGAACATCATCGAGGTGCTGCAGGGGGAGTCCGGCACGGTCCAGAGCCTGCTCTCGCGCACCGCCTCGCTCACGAACACGCTCGCCGACCGCGACGAGCTGATCGGCGAGGTGATCACCAACCTCGACCGGCTGCTCACCACCGTCGACCGGCGCCGCGGGCAGCTCTCCGAGCTGGTCGTGGGGCTCAAGGACTGGATGGGCAACCTCGCCCGCGACCGGGTCGCGATCGGCAGGTCCGTGCAGAACCTCTCCGCGCTCACCGACACCGTCGCCGACCTGCTCACCCGGGCCCGTCCGCTGCTGAAGGAGGACGTGAAGGAGCTGCGGCAGCTGATGACGCTGCTGGCGAAGAAGGAGAACCTCGAGGTGCTCACCGGTCTGCTCGAGCGGCTCCCCGAGGCGATGACCGACCAGACCCGGATCGGCACCTACGGGTCCTGGTACAACTACTACCTCTGCGACTTCGAGGGCAGCATCACGCTGCCGAAGATCGCCGGCATCGACCTGACCTTCCTCCAGGACTCCCTGAACGACCTGTCCTTCCACAGCACCGCGCCGAGGTGCCAGTAA
- a CDS encoding MlaE family ABC transporter permease yields MAAIGEVGATLLRERRERLEEYGDQLLFYLKALAWTPRAIRRYPREILNTLAEVSFGAGGLSVIAGTVGVIAFLAFFAGTEVGIQGYASLSQLGVSKFTAFISAYFNTREVAPLISAIALAATVGCGYTARLGAMRISEEIDALEVMGIPSLPFLVTTRMIAAFIAVIPLYIVALSASYLSPRLITTMIYGQSGGTYDHYFLQFLPPIDILWSFFKLIILAVAIILIHCYYGYTASGGPAGVGMAVGKAIRTSIVTTVVADFFLSFAIWGSTTTVRITG; encoded by the coding sequence GCGCGAGCGACGCGAGCGGCTCGAGGAGTACGGCGACCAGCTGCTGTTCTACCTCAAGGCCCTGGCCTGGACGCCCCGGGCGATCCGGCGCTACCCGCGCGAGATCCTCAACACCCTCGCCGAGGTGTCCTTCGGCGCCGGCGGCCTCTCGGTCATCGCCGGCACGGTCGGCGTGATCGCGTTCCTGGCGTTCTTCGCCGGCACCGAGGTGGGCATCCAGGGGTACGCCTCGCTGAGCCAGCTGGGCGTCTCGAAGTTCACCGCCTTCATCTCCGCCTACTTCAACACCCGCGAGGTCGCGCCGCTGATCTCGGCGATCGCGCTGGCCGCGACCGTCGGCTGCGGCTACACCGCCCGCCTCGGCGCGATGCGGATCAGCGAGGAGATCGACGCGCTCGAGGTGATGGGCATCCCGTCGCTGCCGTTCCTGGTCACCACCCGGATGATCGCGGCGTTCATCGCGGTGATCCCGCTCTACATCGTGGCGCTGAGCGCGTCGTACCTCTCCCCGCGGCTGATCACGACGATGATCTACGGGCAGTCCGGCGGCACGTACGACCACTACTTCCTGCAGTTCCTGCCGCCGATCGACATCCTCTGGTCGTTCTTCAAGCTGATCATCCTCGCGGTCGCGATCATCCTGATCCACTGCTACTACGGCTACACCGCGTCCGGTGGCCCGGCCGGGGTGGGCATGGCGGTGGGCAAGGCGATCCGCACCAGCATCGTGACCACCGTCGTCGCCGACTTCTTCCTCAGCTTCGCGATCTGGGGCTCGACCACGACCGTCCGGATCACGGGGTAG
- a CDS encoding MCE family protein, with protein MLVNVHHDSPAEHRRLLVAGVVFLTVIATLIWLSIAVYNKKFEAATMVTFKAERAGLQLARGGDVRLRGVLVGQVRDISQDGEEAVILVALRPAAAAEVPQNIRAEILPTTLFGQKFISLVEPENPSEEAIRDGAVVESDRVETNVELSRILADLFPLLRSVSPGQLNATLYALASALSGRGERIGVLLEDLDGYAGRLTERLPTLQRDLELLADVSQTYERATPDVLRLLRNATVSARTIADKEAELASFIDDVTGLAETSARVLRDNEEGIIRLGELSRPLLRLLDTYSPEYPCLLEGLDVYTAKLSEIFANSRVNQVLELGSVQKPAYDANDRPEYGEVGHGPWCAGLPNPPGPVSTPLDDGSDQDEITQSSPFRTVAPGSFRNPTKGYSGTAPEQRLVNVLLASEADLSMRELGSLSALLYGPQVRGTTVQR; from the coding sequence GTGCTGGTCAACGTCCACCACGACAGCCCCGCGGAGCACCGTCGCCTCCTCGTGGCCGGGGTCGTCTTCCTCACCGTCATCGCGACCCTGATCTGGCTCTCGATCGCCGTCTACAACAAGAAGTTCGAGGCGGCCACGATGGTGACGTTCAAGGCCGAGCGGGCGGGCCTGCAGCTGGCTCGGGGCGGCGACGTGCGGCTGCGCGGCGTCCTGGTCGGCCAGGTGCGCGACATCAGCCAGGACGGCGAGGAGGCGGTGATCCTGGTCGCGCTGCGTCCGGCCGCCGCCGCCGAGGTCCCGCAGAACATCCGCGCGGAGATCCTGCCGACCACTCTCTTCGGGCAGAAGTTCATCTCCCTGGTCGAGCCCGAGAACCCCTCCGAGGAGGCGATCCGCGACGGCGCTGTGGTCGAGTCCGACCGGGTGGAGACCAACGTCGAGCTGAGCCGGATCCTGGCGGACCTGTTCCCGCTGCTGCGCTCGGTCTCCCCGGGCCAGCTCAACGCCACGCTCTACGCCCTCGCGTCCGCCCTGTCCGGCCGCGGCGAGCGGATCGGCGTCCTGCTCGAGGACCTCGACGGGTACGCCGGCCGGCTCACCGAGCGGCTGCCGACGTTGCAGCGCGACCTCGAGCTGCTGGCCGACGTCTCCCAGACCTACGAGCGGGCCACCCCCGACGTGCTCCGGCTGCTGCGCAACGCCACCGTCTCCGCCCGCACCATCGCGGACAAGGAGGCCGAGCTCGCCTCCTTCATCGACGACGTCACGGGGCTGGCCGAGACCAGCGCCCGGGTGCTCCGCGACAACGAGGAGGGCATCATCCGGCTCGGCGAGCTCTCCCGGCCGCTGCTGCGCCTGCTCGACACCTACTCACCGGAGTACCCGTGCCTGCTCGAGGGGCTCGACGTCTACACCGCGAAGCTCTCAGAGATCTTCGCCAACAGCCGGGTCAACCAGGTCCTCGAGCTCGGCTCGGTGCAGAAGCCGGCGTACGACGCCAACGACCGGCCGGAGTACGGCGAGGTCGGGCACGGTCCGTGGTGCGCCGGGCTGCCGAACCCGCCGGGGCCGGTGAGCACCCCGCTGGACGACGGCAGCGACCAGGACGAGATCACCCAGTCCTCCCCGTTCCGCACCGTCGCCCCGGGGTCGTTCCGCAACCCGACCAAGGGCTACTCCGGCACCGCCCCCGAGCAGCGGCTCGTCAACGTGCTGCTCGCCTCCGAGGCGGACCTCTCGATGCGGGAGCTCGGCTCCCTCTCCGCCCTGCTCTACGGACCGCAGGTCCGGGGGACCACGGTGCAGCGATGA